Sequence from the Sphingobacteriaceae bacterium GW460-11-11-14-LB5 genome:
TCCGCCTCACTTAAAAACCATTTCTCAATTTCGTTGGCCTGTGTCCAGGCGTTATACAGGTCTTCAAGTTTTGCTTTAACGGCAATCCTGAGCGTGAATTTTGTCCAATCGAAGTTTTCCATTGGCTTAATTTTAGGTGATTAATTAAAAACCAAACAAACTGGCGCACCAACATCAATACGTTTACCGCTATCGCTTAATTTGCCTGTGGTTTTATTTCGCTTAAAAATAACGATGTTATTCGTGTATTGATGACCGATTAATAGAAATTTTCCGGTCGGATCGATGGTGAAGTTTCTTGGTCCTTTACCCAGTGTACTTACCGTTTCGATAAATTTCAATTTTCCTGTAGGCAGAACTGAAAAAGCAGAAATGCTATTGGCATCTCCACGGTTGGTTTCGTAAAGAAATTTTCCGTCAGCTGAAACATGGATATCAGCAGCATCAACTTTTCCAGTGAAATCTTTTGATGTAGTGCCAATCTCCTGGATTTTAGTTAAACTTCCGTTCGAATAAGCGAAAGCAGTTATACTCCCGTTAAATTCGTGCGCTAAATAGGCAAATTTTCCATTCGGGCTAAAAGTGATGTGCCTCGGGCCAGTACCTGCATTGGTTTTAATAACTGACTTAACGGTCAGAATATTTTCTTTTGCGGCAGGTTTGTAGTTGTAGATATAAATCCGATCTTCACCCAAATCGTTAACAATTAGGTGTTTATAATCTGGTGTGAATTTAACCATGTGTACGTGTGCGCTTTCTTGTCTGCCTTTTGGGTCGATACTTTTTCCGGTATGCTCGATGGTTTGTAAAGCTTCGGTTAAAGCCCCATCTGCTTTTCGTGAAAATATGGCCAAACTGCCGCCGCTATAATTGGCTACGATTACATTTTTGGCATCAACAGTAATAAAACATGGATCAGCGCCATGGCTATCTACCTTATTTAAAAAAGTTAAAGCGCCGCTTGCTGCGTTGTATTTAAAAGCACTTACGGTGCTGGTAGCCCCGGTTTCATTCACCACATAAACAAATTTCTGATCAGGAGAAACGGCCAGGTAACTCGGATTGGCCGTGTTTTTTGTAATGCTTTTTATCGTTGTGGCTGCAGTTGAAGCATTAAAATTATAGGTATATATCCCCTCGCTTTTTCCAGGTGCGGTATATGTACCAACAATGAGATTGTAATTAGCTTTTTGCGCAAATGTTAATGTTGACAATATAGAGAGTAGGAATAATGAACTAATTTTTTTCATGAAAAACGATATTGATTTTAGCAAATATGGGGAATTAAAATTTAATTCGCCACGGAGGCACAGAAGCGCCGAGAAATTTATTTATCGTTGTAGCGAGGCTCGTATTTGTAATGTGCAATACGTGACGATGCAATCGTCATGCTCAGTCATCCTCGTTTCAAACGAGGACGATAATGCTGAAGAACTAAAACAAAAAAGGCAACCATTAATGGATTCTAAATAATGGTCCTCATTCCCGCGCAGGCGGGAATCTTAATG
This genomic interval carries:
- a CDS encoding 6-phosphogluconolactonase, producing the protein MKKISSLFLLSILSTLTFAQKANYNLIVGTYTAPGKSEGIYTYNFNASTAATTIKSITKNTANPSYLAVSPDQKFVYVVNETGATSTVSAFKYNAASGALTFLNKVDSHGADPCFITVDAKNVIVANYSGGSLAIFSRKADGALTEALQTIEHTGKSIDPKGRQESAHVHMVKFTPDYKHLIVNDLGEDRIYIYNYKPAAKENILTVKSVIKTNAGTGPRHITFSPNGKFAYLAHEFNGSITAFAYSNGSLTKIQEIGTTSKDFTGKVDAADIHVSADGKFLYETNRGDANSISAFSVLPTGKLKFIETVSTLGKGPRNFTIDPTGKFLLIGHQYTNNIVIFKRNKTTGKLSDSGKRIDVGAPVCLVFN